Proteins encoded within one genomic window of Etheostoma cragini isolate CJK2018 chromosome 21, CSU_Ecrag_1.0, whole genome shotgun sequence:
- the LOC117936591 gene encoding troponin T, slow skeletal muscle-like isoform X6, whose protein sequence is MKHPFSLFLFSVTMSDLNVLRGHQEEEDEEQGEGEERPKYKPLGTQLVAPKIPEGERVDFDVCSFKDIHRKRMEKDLLELQTLIDVHFEQRKKEEEELIGLKDRIESRRAERAEQQRVRAEKERHRQTRIAEERQRKEDEEAKKRADDEAKKKKVLSNMGAHFGGFLAKAEQRRGKKQTAREIKKKTLAERRKPLAVEALREDDLRERAKEMWECIYQLESEKFDLTEKTKRQKYEINVLLNRIQNAQKFKKVHGKGKVGGRWK, encoded by the exons TGTCACCATGTCTGATTTAAACGTCCTTAG aGGCCATCAAGAGG AAGAAGATGAGGAGCAGGGAGAGGGAG AAGAGCGCCCCAAATACAA GCCGCTGGGCACACAGCTTGTTGCCCCTAAAATCCCTGAGGGGGAGAGGGTTGACTTTGATGTATGTTCCTTCAAG GATATCCATAGGAAAAGGATGGAGAAAGACCTTCTGGAGCTGCAGACTCTGATCGATGTCCACTTTgagcagaggaagaaagaggaagaggagctgaTTGGACTCAAAGACAGGATT GAGAGCCGCCGAGCAGAAAGAGCTGAGCAGCAGCGTGTGAGGGCTGAAAAAGAGCGTCACAGACAGACACGTATTGCG gaggagagacagaggaaagaggACGAAGAGGCGAAGAAGCGGGCCGATGACgaggcaaagaagaagaaagtgctTTCCAACATGGGGGCTCACTTTGGAGGATTCCTGGCCAAG GCAGAGCAGAGGCGAGGCAAAAAACAAACTGCGAGGGAAATCAAGAAGAAGACTCTGGCAGAAAGACGCAAGCCACTGGCTGTTGAGGCCCTCAGAGAAGATGACCTGAG agagagagCCAAGGAGATGTGGGAATGTATCTACCAGCTTGAGTCTGAGAAATTTGACCTGACTGAGAAGACAAAGAGGCAGAAGTATGAG aTCAACGTCCTCCTGAACAGAATCCAAAATGCTCAGAAATT CAAAAAGGTCCATGGTAAGGGGAAGGTCGGAGGACGCTGGAAGTGA
- the LOC117936591 gene encoding troponin T, slow skeletal muscle-like isoform X7: protein MKHPFSLFLFSVTMSDLNVLRGHQEEEDEEQGEGEERPKYKPLGTQLVAPKIPEGERVDFDDIHRKRMEKDLLELQTLIDVHFEQRKKEEEELIGLKDRIESRRAERAEQQRVRAEKERHRQTRIAEERQRKEDEEAKKRADDEAKKKKVLSNMGAHFGGFLAKAEQRRGKKQTAREIKKKTLAERRKPLAVEALREDDLRERAKEMWECIYQLESEKFDLTEKTKRQKYEINVLLNRIQNAQKFKKVHGKGKVGGRWK from the exons TGTCACCATGTCTGATTTAAACGTCCTTAG aGGCCATCAAGAGG AAGAAGATGAGGAGCAGGGAGAGGGAG AAGAGCGCCCCAAATACAA GCCGCTGGGCACACAGCTTGTTGCCCCTAAAATCCCTGAGGGGGAGAGGGTTGACTTTGAT GATATCCATAGGAAAAGGATGGAGAAAGACCTTCTGGAGCTGCAGACTCTGATCGATGTCCACTTTgagcagaggaagaaagaggaagaggagctgaTTGGACTCAAAGACAGGATT GAGAGCCGCCGAGCAGAAAGAGCTGAGCAGCAGCGTGTGAGGGCTGAAAAAGAGCGTCACAGACAGACACGTATTGCG gaggagagacagaggaaagaggACGAAGAGGCGAAGAAGCGGGCCGATGACgaggcaaagaagaagaaagtgctTTCCAACATGGGGGCTCACTTTGGAGGATTCCTGGCCAAG GCAGAGCAGAGGCGAGGCAAAAAACAAACTGCGAGGGAAATCAAGAAGAAGACTCTGGCAGAAAGACGCAAGCCACTGGCTGTTGAGGCCCTCAGAGAAGATGACCTGAG agagagagCCAAGGAGATGTGGGAATGTATCTACCAGCTTGAGTCTGAGAAATTTGACCTGACTGAGAAGACAAAGAGGCAGAAGTATGAG aTCAACGTCCTCCTGAACAGAATCCAAAATGCTCAGAAATT CAAAAAGGTCCATGGTAAGGGGAAGGTCGGAGGACGCTGGAAGTGA
- the LOC117936591 gene encoding troponin T, slow skeletal muscle-like isoform X4 — MKHPFSLFLFSVTMSDLNVLRGHQEEEDEEQGEGEERPKYKPLGTQLVAPKIPEGERVDFDDIHRKRMEKDLLELQTLIDVHFEQRKKEEEELIGLKDRIESRRAERAEQQRVRAEKERHRQTRIAEERQRKEDEEAKKRADDEAKKKKVLSNMGAHFGGFLAKAEQRRGKKQTAREIKKKTLAERRKPLAVEALREDDLRERAKEMWECIYQLESEKFDLTEKTKRQKYEVSHLAKNIQNWYLKNGSFVRSAYVCVFQINVLLNRIQNAQKFKKVHGKGKVGGRWK, encoded by the exons TGTCACCATGTCTGATTTAAACGTCCTTAG aGGCCATCAAGAGG AAGAAGATGAGGAGCAGGGAGAGGGAG AAGAGCGCCCCAAATACAA GCCGCTGGGCACACAGCTTGTTGCCCCTAAAATCCCTGAGGGGGAGAGGGTTGACTTTGAT GATATCCATAGGAAAAGGATGGAGAAAGACCTTCTGGAGCTGCAGACTCTGATCGATGTCCACTTTgagcagaggaagaaagaggaagaggagctgaTTGGACTCAAAGACAGGATT GAGAGCCGCCGAGCAGAAAGAGCTGAGCAGCAGCGTGTGAGGGCTGAAAAAGAGCGTCACAGACAGACACGTATTGCG gaggagagacagaggaaagaggACGAAGAGGCGAAGAAGCGGGCCGATGACgaggcaaagaagaagaaagtgctTTCCAACATGGGGGCTCACTTTGGAGGATTCCTGGCCAAG GCAGAGCAGAGGCGAGGCAAAAAACAAACTGCGAGGGAAATCAAGAAGAAGACTCTGGCAGAAAGACGCAAGCCACTGGCTGTTGAGGCCCTCAGAGAAGATGACCTGAG agagagagCCAAGGAGATGTGGGAATGTATCTACCAGCTTGAGTCTGAGAAATTTGACCTGACTGAGAAGACAAAGAGGCAGAAGTATGAGGTTAGCCATTTAGCTAAGAATATACAAAactggtatttaaaaaatggctcATTTGTGAGGTCAgcgtatgtttgtgttttccagaTCAACGTCCTCCTGAACAGAATCCAAAATGCTCAGAAATT CAAAAAGGTCCATGGTAAGGGGAAGGTCGGAGGACGCTGGAAGTGA
- the LOC117936591 gene encoding troponin T, slow skeletal muscle-like isoform X1, giving the protein MKHPFSLFLFSVTMSDLNVLRGHQEEEDEEQGEGEERPKYKPLGTQLVAPKIPEGERVDFDVCSFKDIHRKRMEKDLLELQTLIDVHFEQRKKEEEELIGLKDRIESRRAERAEQQRVRAEKERHRQTRIAEERQRKEDEEAKKRADDEAKKKKVLSNMGAHFGGFLAKAEQRRGKKQTAREIKKKTLAERRKPLAVEALREDDLRERAKEMWECIYQLESEKFDLTEKTKRQKYEVSHLAKNIQNWYLKNGSFVRSAYVCVFQINVLLNRIQNAQKFKKVHGKGKVGGRWK; this is encoded by the exons TGTCACCATGTCTGATTTAAACGTCCTTAG aGGCCATCAAGAGG AAGAAGATGAGGAGCAGGGAGAGGGAG AAGAGCGCCCCAAATACAA GCCGCTGGGCACACAGCTTGTTGCCCCTAAAATCCCTGAGGGGGAGAGGGTTGACTTTGATGTATGTTCCTTCAAG GATATCCATAGGAAAAGGATGGAGAAAGACCTTCTGGAGCTGCAGACTCTGATCGATGTCCACTTTgagcagaggaagaaagaggaagaggagctgaTTGGACTCAAAGACAGGATT GAGAGCCGCCGAGCAGAAAGAGCTGAGCAGCAGCGTGTGAGGGCTGAAAAAGAGCGTCACAGACAGACACGTATTGCG gaggagagacagaggaaagaggACGAAGAGGCGAAGAAGCGGGCCGATGACgaggcaaagaagaagaaagtgctTTCCAACATGGGGGCTCACTTTGGAGGATTCCTGGCCAAG GCAGAGCAGAGGCGAGGCAAAAAACAAACTGCGAGGGAAATCAAGAAGAAGACTCTGGCAGAAAGACGCAAGCCACTGGCTGTTGAGGCCCTCAGAGAAGATGACCTGAG agagagagCCAAGGAGATGTGGGAATGTATCTACCAGCTTGAGTCTGAGAAATTTGACCTGACTGAGAAGACAAAGAGGCAGAAGTATGAGGTTAGCCATTTAGCTAAGAATATACAAAactggtatttaaaaaatggctcATTTGTGAGGTCAgcgtatgtttgtgttttccagaTCAACGTCCTCCTGAACAGAATCCAAAATGCTCAGAAATT CAAAAAGGTCCATGGTAAGGGGAAGGTCGGAGGACGCTGGAAGTGA
- the LOC117936591 gene encoding troponin T, slow skeletal muscle-like isoform X2 → MKHPFSLFLFSVTMSDLNVLRGHQEEDEEQGEGEERPKYKPLGTQLVAPKIPEGERVDFDVCSFKDIHRKRMEKDLLELQTLIDVHFEQRKKEEEELIGLKDRIESRRAERAEQQRVRAEKERHRQTRIAEERQRKEDEEAKKRADDEAKKKKVLSNMGAHFGGFLAKAEQRRGKKQTAREIKKKTLAERRKPLAVEALREDDLRERAKEMWECIYQLESEKFDLTEKTKRQKYEVSHLAKNIQNWYLKNGSFVRSAYVCVFQINVLLNRIQNAQKFKKVHGKGKVGGRWK, encoded by the exons TGTCACCATGTCTGATTTAAACGTCCTTAG aGGCCATCAAGAGG AAGATGAGGAGCAGGGAGAGGGAG AAGAGCGCCCCAAATACAA GCCGCTGGGCACACAGCTTGTTGCCCCTAAAATCCCTGAGGGGGAGAGGGTTGACTTTGATGTATGTTCCTTCAAG GATATCCATAGGAAAAGGATGGAGAAAGACCTTCTGGAGCTGCAGACTCTGATCGATGTCCACTTTgagcagaggaagaaagaggaagaggagctgaTTGGACTCAAAGACAGGATT GAGAGCCGCCGAGCAGAAAGAGCTGAGCAGCAGCGTGTGAGGGCTGAAAAAGAGCGTCACAGACAGACACGTATTGCG gaggagagacagaggaaagaggACGAAGAGGCGAAGAAGCGGGCCGATGACgaggcaaagaagaagaaagtgctTTCCAACATGGGGGCTCACTTTGGAGGATTCCTGGCCAAG GCAGAGCAGAGGCGAGGCAAAAAACAAACTGCGAGGGAAATCAAGAAGAAGACTCTGGCAGAAAGACGCAAGCCACTGGCTGTTGAGGCCCTCAGAGAAGATGACCTGAG agagagagCCAAGGAGATGTGGGAATGTATCTACCAGCTTGAGTCTGAGAAATTTGACCTGACTGAGAAGACAAAGAGGCAGAAGTATGAGGTTAGCCATTTAGCTAAGAATATACAAAactggtatttaaaaaatggctcATTTGTGAGGTCAgcgtatgtttgtgttttccagaTCAACGTCCTCCTGAACAGAATCCAAAATGCTCAGAAATT CAAAAAGGTCCATGGTAAGGGGAAGGTCGGAGGACGCTGGAAGTGA
- the LOC117936591 gene encoding troponin T, slow skeletal muscle-like isoform X5, whose amino-acid sequence MKHPFSLFLFSVTMSDLNVLRGHQEEEDEEQGEGERPKYKPLGTQLVAPKIPEGERVDFDDIHRKRMEKDLLELQTLIDVHFEQRKKEEEELIGLKDRIESRRAERAEQQRVRAEKERHRQTRIAEERQRKEDEEAKKRADDEAKKKKVLSNMGAHFGGFLAKAEQRRGKKQTAREIKKKTLAERRKPLAVEALREDDLRERAKEMWECIYQLESEKFDLTEKTKRQKYEVSHLAKNIQNWYLKNGSFVRSAYVCVFQINVLLNRIQNAQKFKKVHGKGKVGGRWK is encoded by the exons TGTCACCATGTCTGATTTAAACGTCCTTAG aGGCCATCAAGAGG AAGAAGATGAGGAGCAGGGAGAGGGAG AGCGCCCCAAATACAA GCCGCTGGGCACACAGCTTGTTGCCCCTAAAATCCCTGAGGGGGAGAGGGTTGACTTTGAT GATATCCATAGGAAAAGGATGGAGAAAGACCTTCTGGAGCTGCAGACTCTGATCGATGTCCACTTTgagcagaggaagaaagaggaagaggagctgaTTGGACTCAAAGACAGGATT GAGAGCCGCCGAGCAGAAAGAGCTGAGCAGCAGCGTGTGAGGGCTGAAAAAGAGCGTCACAGACAGACACGTATTGCG gaggagagacagaggaaagaggACGAAGAGGCGAAGAAGCGGGCCGATGACgaggcaaagaagaagaaagtgctTTCCAACATGGGGGCTCACTTTGGAGGATTCCTGGCCAAG GCAGAGCAGAGGCGAGGCAAAAAACAAACTGCGAGGGAAATCAAGAAGAAGACTCTGGCAGAAAGACGCAAGCCACTGGCTGTTGAGGCCCTCAGAGAAGATGACCTGAG agagagagCCAAGGAGATGTGGGAATGTATCTACCAGCTTGAGTCTGAGAAATTTGACCTGACTGAGAAGACAAAGAGGCAGAAGTATGAGGTTAGCCATTTAGCTAAGAATATACAAAactggtatttaaaaaatggctcATTTGTGAGGTCAgcgtatgtttgtgttttccagaTCAACGTCCTCCTGAACAGAATCCAAAATGCTCAGAAATT CAAAAAGGTCCATGGTAAGGGGAAGGTCGGAGGACGCTGGAAGTGA
- the LOC117936591 gene encoding troponin T, slow skeletal muscle-like isoform X3 codes for MKHPFSLFLFSVTMSDLNVLRGHQEEEDEEQGEGERPKYKPLGTQLVAPKIPEGERVDFDVCSFKDIHRKRMEKDLLELQTLIDVHFEQRKKEEEELIGLKDRIESRRAERAEQQRVRAEKERHRQTRIAEERQRKEDEEAKKRADDEAKKKKVLSNMGAHFGGFLAKAEQRRGKKQTAREIKKKTLAERRKPLAVEALREDDLRERAKEMWECIYQLESEKFDLTEKTKRQKYEVSHLAKNIQNWYLKNGSFVRSAYVCVFQINVLLNRIQNAQKFKKVHGKGKVGGRWK; via the exons TGTCACCATGTCTGATTTAAACGTCCTTAG aGGCCATCAAGAGG AAGAAGATGAGGAGCAGGGAGAGGGAG AGCGCCCCAAATACAA GCCGCTGGGCACACAGCTTGTTGCCCCTAAAATCCCTGAGGGGGAGAGGGTTGACTTTGATGTATGTTCCTTCAAG GATATCCATAGGAAAAGGATGGAGAAAGACCTTCTGGAGCTGCAGACTCTGATCGATGTCCACTTTgagcagaggaagaaagaggaagaggagctgaTTGGACTCAAAGACAGGATT GAGAGCCGCCGAGCAGAAAGAGCTGAGCAGCAGCGTGTGAGGGCTGAAAAAGAGCGTCACAGACAGACACGTATTGCG gaggagagacagaggaaagaggACGAAGAGGCGAAGAAGCGGGCCGATGACgaggcaaagaagaagaaagtgctTTCCAACATGGGGGCTCACTTTGGAGGATTCCTGGCCAAG GCAGAGCAGAGGCGAGGCAAAAAACAAACTGCGAGGGAAATCAAGAAGAAGACTCTGGCAGAAAGACGCAAGCCACTGGCTGTTGAGGCCCTCAGAGAAGATGACCTGAG agagagagCCAAGGAGATGTGGGAATGTATCTACCAGCTTGAGTCTGAGAAATTTGACCTGACTGAGAAGACAAAGAGGCAGAAGTATGAGGTTAGCCATTTAGCTAAGAATATACAAAactggtatttaaaaaatggctcATTTGTGAGGTCAgcgtatgtttgtgttttccagaTCAACGTCCTCCTGAACAGAATCCAAAATGCTCAGAAATT CAAAAAGGTCCATGGTAAGGGGAAGGTCGGAGGACGCTGGAAGTGA